One genomic segment of Echeneis naucrates chromosome 18, fEcheNa1.1, whole genome shotgun sequence includes these proteins:
- the clcn5b gene encoding H(+)/Cl(-) exchange transporter 5 isoform X1: MSQFWSSWFREYPDFGGMENPGYRTGSFDGDDDDDEMVDIAGVTLDFSTTDDAPPLSSGGYEEYSRNSSSSSRAASMNGNGPTKLVDPLEDPVPGVGTYEDFNTIDWVREKSKDRDRHREITNKSRQSTVNLLHSVSDAFSGWLLMLLVGLLSGALAGGIDIAAHWMTAMKEGVCVVHFWYNHEHCCWASNETTFQERHHCPQWQSWAELITGTSEGAFAYIVNFLMYIFWALLFSFLAVALVRAFAPYACGSGIPEIKTILSGFIIRGYLGKWTLMIKIITLVLAVSSGLSLGKEGPLVHVACCCANILCHLFTKYRKNEAKRREVLSAAAAVGVSVAFGAPIGGVLFSLEEVSYYFPLKTLWRSFFAALVAAFTLRSINPFGNSQLVLFYVEFHAPWHLVELAPFILLGIFGGLWGALFIKANIAWCRRRKTTRLGHYPVMEVLVVTALTALIAYPNIYTRMSGAELISELFNDCSRLDSSQLCGYQQPANNTDTGVGNTLPDRPAGPGLYTALWQLALALVFKMMITVITFGMKVPSGLFIPSMAVGAITGRLLGVGMEQLAYYNHDSIIFKGWCSQGADCITPGLYAMVGAAACLGGVTRMTVSLVVIMFELTGGLEYIVPLMAATMTSKWVADAFGREGIYEAHIRLNGYPFLEPKEEFEHSSLAVDVMRPRRSDPALAVLTQEGMTVGEVEALVESTHYSGFPVVVSQQSQRLVGFVLRRDLLISIDNGRKRQEGVVSSSQVVFTEHTPSQAPDAPPPLRLRGIMDLSPFTVTDHTPMDITVDIFRKLGLRQCLVTHNGRLLGIITKKDILKHMAQITNRDPDSILFN, from the exons GAGGTTATGAGGAGTACAGccgcaacagcagcagcagcagcagagcagccagcaTGAACGGCAACGGGCCCACTAAGCTTGTGGACCCCCTGGAGGACCCGGTGCCCGGAGTGGGCACCTATGAAGACTTCAACACCATCGACTGGGTGAGGGAGAAGAGCAAGGACCGCGACCGACACAGAGAG aTCACCAATAAGAGCAGACAGTCGACGgtgaatcttctgcacagtgtcaGTGATGCCTTCTCTGGGTGGCTGCTCATGCTGCTGGTGGGACTCCTGTCAG GCGCCTTGGCTGGCGGCATTGACATTGCAGCCCACTGGATGACGGCCATGAAAGAAGGCGTGTGCGTTGTTCACTTTTGGTACAACCACGAGCACTGCTGCTGGGCATCCAACGAGACGACGTTCCAGGAGAGACACCATTGTCCGCAGTGGCAGAGCTGGGCTGAACTCATAACGGGGACGTCAGAG GGTGCGTTCGCCTACATAGTGAACTTCCTGATGTACATCTTCTGGGCTCTGCTCTTCTCCTTCCTGGCCGTCGCACTGGTCAGAGCCTTCGCTCCGTATGCATGTGGCTCAGGAATCCCAGAG ATTAAAACCATCCTGAGCGGTTTCATTATCCGAGGCTATCTGGGGAAGTGGACTCTTATGATCAAGATCATCACCTTGGTCTTAGCCGTCTCCTCCGGGCTCAGTTTGGGAAAGGAGGGTCCGCTGGTGCACGTGGCATGCTGCTGCGCTAACATACTCTGTCATCTGTTCACCAAGTACCGCAAGAACGAAGCCAAGCGGCGAGAG GTGTTGTCGGCGGCAGCAGCCGTTGGTGTGTCTGTGGCTTTCGGTGCTCCCATCGGAGGAGTCCTGTTCAGTCTCGAAGAA gtgAGTTATTACTTCCCTCTGAAGACTCTGTGGCGCTCGTTCTTCGCCGCCCTGGTAGCTGCCTTCACCCTGCGCTCCATCAACCCGTTCGGAAACAGCCAGCTAGTTCTGTTTTACGTGGAGTTTCATGCCCCGTGGCACCTGGTGGAGCTGGCCCCTTTCATCCTGCTGGGGATCTTTGGAGGCCTCTGGGGGGCGCTGTTCATCAAGGCCAACATTGCCTGGTGCAGGAGGC GTAAAACCACTCGACTTGGTCACTACCCTGTCATGGAGGTGCTGGTGGTCACGGCTCTGACCGCCCTGATCGCCTACCCAAACATTTACACCAGAATGAGCGGAGCCGAGCTCATCTCCGAGCTGTTTAACGACTGCTCCCGGCTCGACTCCTCTCAACTCTGTGGCTACCAGCAG cCAGCCAACAACACCGACACAGGTGTAGGCAACACCCTCCCAGATCGGCCCGCGGGACCAGGCCTTTACACCGCTCTGTGGCAGCTGGCCCTGGCTTTAGTCTTCAAGATGATGATCACCGTGATTACCTTTGGCATGAAG gTTCCCTCGGGCCTCTTCATCCCCAGCATGGCCGTCGGAGCCATCACCGGCAGACTGCTGGGTGTCGGCATGGAGCAGCTGGCCTACTACAACCATGACTCAATCATCTTTAAGGGATGGTGCTCTCAGGGAGCAGACTGCATCACTCCGGGGCTCTATGCCATGGTGGGAGCCGCCGCATGTTTGG GTGGAGTGACTCGTATGACGGTGTCGCTGGTCGTCATCATGTTCGAGCTGACTGGCGGTCTGGAGTACATTGTCCCCCTCATGGCCGCCACCATGACCAGCAAATGGGTGGCGGATGCTTTCGGGCGAGAGGGAATATATGAG GCTCACATCCGGCTGAACGGGTACCCGTTCCTGGAGCCGAAAGAGGAGTTTGAGCACAGCAGCCTGGCCGTGGATGTGATGAGGCCCCGCCGGTCGGACCCAGCGCTGGCCGTGCTCACACAGGAGGGCATGACTGTAGGCGAGGTGGAG GCCTTGGTGGAGAGCACACACTACAGCGGCTTCCCCGTCGTCGTGTCTCAGCAGTCCCAGAGACTCGTGGGATTCGTACTCAGAAGAGACCTGCTCATATCAATAG aCAACGGCCGCAAGCGTCAGGAAGGTGTTGTCAGCTCTTCTCAGGTAGTCTTCACAGAGCACACTCCGTCCCAAGCTCCCGATGCCCCACCACCCCTCCGCCTCAGAGGGATCATGGACCTGAGCCCCTTCACAGTTACTGACCACACGCCCATGGATATCACTGTGGATATTTTCAGGAAACTGGGACTACGCCAGTGTTTAGTAACACATAACGG GAGGCTGCTGGGAATCATCACTAAAAAGGACATACTGAAACACATGGCACAGATCACCAACCGAGACCCCGACTCCATCCTATTCAACTGA
- the clcn5b gene encoding H(+)/Cl(-) exchange transporter 5 isoform X2, producing the protein MENPGYRTGSFDGDDDDDEMVDIAGVTLDFSTTDDAPPLSSGGYEEYSRNSSSSSRAASMNGNGPTKLVDPLEDPVPGVGTYEDFNTIDWVREKSKDRDRHREITNKSRQSTVNLLHSVSDAFSGWLLMLLVGLLSGALAGGIDIAAHWMTAMKEGVCVVHFWYNHEHCCWASNETTFQERHHCPQWQSWAELITGTSEGAFAYIVNFLMYIFWALLFSFLAVALVRAFAPYACGSGIPEIKTILSGFIIRGYLGKWTLMIKIITLVLAVSSGLSLGKEGPLVHVACCCANILCHLFTKYRKNEAKRREVLSAAAAVGVSVAFGAPIGGVLFSLEEVSYYFPLKTLWRSFFAALVAAFTLRSINPFGNSQLVLFYVEFHAPWHLVELAPFILLGIFGGLWGALFIKANIAWCRRRKTTRLGHYPVMEVLVVTALTALIAYPNIYTRMSGAELISELFNDCSRLDSSQLCGYQQPANNTDTGVGNTLPDRPAGPGLYTALWQLALALVFKMMITVITFGMKVPSGLFIPSMAVGAITGRLLGVGMEQLAYYNHDSIIFKGWCSQGADCITPGLYAMVGAAACLGGVTRMTVSLVVIMFELTGGLEYIVPLMAATMTSKWVADAFGREGIYEAHIRLNGYPFLEPKEEFEHSSLAVDVMRPRRSDPALAVLTQEGMTVGEVEALVESTHYSGFPVVVSQQSQRLVGFVLRRDLLISIDNGRKRQEGVVSSSQVVFTEHTPSQAPDAPPPLRLRGIMDLSPFTVTDHTPMDITVDIFRKLGLRQCLVTHNGRLLGIITKKDILKHMAQITNRDPDSILFN; encoded by the exons GAGGTTATGAGGAGTACAGccgcaacagcagcagcagcagcagagcagccagcaTGAACGGCAACGGGCCCACTAAGCTTGTGGACCCCCTGGAGGACCCGGTGCCCGGAGTGGGCACCTATGAAGACTTCAACACCATCGACTGGGTGAGGGAGAAGAGCAAGGACCGCGACCGACACAGAGAG aTCACCAATAAGAGCAGACAGTCGACGgtgaatcttctgcacagtgtcaGTGATGCCTTCTCTGGGTGGCTGCTCATGCTGCTGGTGGGACTCCTGTCAG GCGCCTTGGCTGGCGGCATTGACATTGCAGCCCACTGGATGACGGCCATGAAAGAAGGCGTGTGCGTTGTTCACTTTTGGTACAACCACGAGCACTGCTGCTGGGCATCCAACGAGACGACGTTCCAGGAGAGACACCATTGTCCGCAGTGGCAGAGCTGGGCTGAACTCATAACGGGGACGTCAGAG GGTGCGTTCGCCTACATAGTGAACTTCCTGATGTACATCTTCTGGGCTCTGCTCTTCTCCTTCCTGGCCGTCGCACTGGTCAGAGCCTTCGCTCCGTATGCATGTGGCTCAGGAATCCCAGAG ATTAAAACCATCCTGAGCGGTTTCATTATCCGAGGCTATCTGGGGAAGTGGACTCTTATGATCAAGATCATCACCTTGGTCTTAGCCGTCTCCTCCGGGCTCAGTTTGGGAAAGGAGGGTCCGCTGGTGCACGTGGCATGCTGCTGCGCTAACATACTCTGTCATCTGTTCACCAAGTACCGCAAGAACGAAGCCAAGCGGCGAGAG GTGTTGTCGGCGGCAGCAGCCGTTGGTGTGTCTGTGGCTTTCGGTGCTCCCATCGGAGGAGTCCTGTTCAGTCTCGAAGAA gtgAGTTATTACTTCCCTCTGAAGACTCTGTGGCGCTCGTTCTTCGCCGCCCTGGTAGCTGCCTTCACCCTGCGCTCCATCAACCCGTTCGGAAACAGCCAGCTAGTTCTGTTTTACGTGGAGTTTCATGCCCCGTGGCACCTGGTGGAGCTGGCCCCTTTCATCCTGCTGGGGATCTTTGGAGGCCTCTGGGGGGCGCTGTTCATCAAGGCCAACATTGCCTGGTGCAGGAGGC GTAAAACCACTCGACTTGGTCACTACCCTGTCATGGAGGTGCTGGTGGTCACGGCTCTGACCGCCCTGATCGCCTACCCAAACATTTACACCAGAATGAGCGGAGCCGAGCTCATCTCCGAGCTGTTTAACGACTGCTCCCGGCTCGACTCCTCTCAACTCTGTGGCTACCAGCAG cCAGCCAACAACACCGACACAGGTGTAGGCAACACCCTCCCAGATCGGCCCGCGGGACCAGGCCTTTACACCGCTCTGTGGCAGCTGGCCCTGGCTTTAGTCTTCAAGATGATGATCACCGTGATTACCTTTGGCATGAAG gTTCCCTCGGGCCTCTTCATCCCCAGCATGGCCGTCGGAGCCATCACCGGCAGACTGCTGGGTGTCGGCATGGAGCAGCTGGCCTACTACAACCATGACTCAATCATCTTTAAGGGATGGTGCTCTCAGGGAGCAGACTGCATCACTCCGGGGCTCTATGCCATGGTGGGAGCCGCCGCATGTTTGG GTGGAGTGACTCGTATGACGGTGTCGCTGGTCGTCATCATGTTCGAGCTGACTGGCGGTCTGGAGTACATTGTCCCCCTCATGGCCGCCACCATGACCAGCAAATGGGTGGCGGATGCTTTCGGGCGAGAGGGAATATATGAG GCTCACATCCGGCTGAACGGGTACCCGTTCCTGGAGCCGAAAGAGGAGTTTGAGCACAGCAGCCTGGCCGTGGATGTGATGAGGCCCCGCCGGTCGGACCCAGCGCTGGCCGTGCTCACACAGGAGGGCATGACTGTAGGCGAGGTGGAG GCCTTGGTGGAGAGCACACACTACAGCGGCTTCCCCGTCGTCGTGTCTCAGCAGTCCCAGAGACTCGTGGGATTCGTACTCAGAAGAGACCTGCTCATATCAATAG aCAACGGCCGCAAGCGTCAGGAAGGTGTTGTCAGCTCTTCTCAGGTAGTCTTCACAGAGCACACTCCGTCCCAAGCTCCCGATGCCCCACCACCCCTCCGCCTCAGAGGGATCATGGACCTGAGCCCCTTCACAGTTACTGACCACACGCCCATGGATATCACTGTGGATATTTTCAGGAAACTGGGACTACGCCAGTGTTTAGTAACACATAACGG GAGGCTGCTGGGAATCATCACTAAAAAGGACATACTGAAACACATGGCACAGATCACCAACCGAGACCCCGACTCCATCCTATTCAACTGA